GACCATTGCAGCCGCGCTCGCGTTCACGGCCGCCGCGCACGCGGAGCCCGTGCGCGTGTCCGGCCCGAGCCCGTTCGCCGCCTGCACGGCCGGCGGCCCCGGCACCGTGTACGTGAATGCCGAAGTCGAGCCGTGGCTCGCGGTCAATCCGGCCCGTCCGACCAACATGATCGGCGTCTGGCAGCAGGACCGCTGGTCGAACGGCGGCGCGCACGGCCTCGTCGCGGGCTACACGTTCGACGGCGGCGCGACCTGGGCGCGGACGCCGCAGCCGTTCAGCGCGTGCGCGCCGGGCGGGCTGCCCTACGAGCGCGCGTCCGATCCGTGGGTGTCGTTCGGTCCGGACGGCACCGCGTACTCGGTATCGATCTCGTTCAACCAGTCGAACAACAGCAACGCGGTCGGGGCGTCCGTGTCGACCGACGGCGGCCAGACGTGGAGCAGCCCGGCGCTGCTGATCGCCGACAACGAGCCGACGACGCAGTTCTTCAACGACAAGGAATCGGTGACCGCGAACCCGGTGAAGGCCGGCACCGCGTACGCGGTGTGGGATCGTCTCGAGCTGCCGAACGGCAATCCGTACGCGAACCTGCACACGCAGGCATTCCGCGGGCCGACGCTGTTCTCGAAGACGGTCGACGGCGGCAAGACGTGGAGCAAGGCGCGGGTCATCGTCCATGTGCCGTCGCGGCAGCAGACGATCGGCAACCAGATCGTCGTCGATCCGAAGAGCGGCACGCTCTACAACTTCTTCAACCTGATCCAGCCGCCGTTCAGCAAGGCCGCCGGCAAGGTCGCGTTCATCAAGTCGACCGACGACGGCGCGACGTGGACGCAGCCGCAGGTGATCGCCGGGTTGCAGACGGTCGGCGTGACCGATCCGAATACCGGCGAGCCGGTGCGCACCGGCGACATCATTCCCGAGCCCGCGATCGACCCGGCGTCGGGGCAGCTCTACGTGGTCTGGCAGGACAGCCGCTTCAACGGCGGCCACTACGACGAGATCGCGCTGTCGACGTCGACCGACGGCGGCGCGACCTGGAGCGCGCCGCTGCAGGTCAACACACCGACCGGCCGCGCGGCGTTCAACCCGTCGGTGCGCGTCAACGAAACAGGCGCGGTGATGGTCACCCACTACGACTTTCGCGACCTGCCGGCCGGCGATACGACGACGCTGCCGACCGGCTTCTGGCGCAAGATCTCGCTTGACGGCGGCCGCACGTTCGTCGCCGAGCGGCGCGTCGGCGGGCCGTTCGACCTGAAGGTCGCGCCGAATGCGGAGGGCTTCTTCATCGGCGACTACCAGGGCCTCGACGTGGGGCCGTCGTCGTCGTTCCATCCGTTCTTCGTGCAGACCAACTCCGGCAATCTCGCGAACCGCACGGACGTGTTCTTCGCGCCGTGATGCGCACGTAAGCGCAGCGCAGCCGCGACGTTTCGCGCGTCGCGGCTGCGCATCCGACGCTGGCGCGTCAATGCATGTCGGTCAGCACGACGCGGCCGTCGATCTTCCCTTCGCGCAAACGGGTGAAGATGTCGTTGATGTTGCCGAGCCGCTCGCGGTGGATGTGCGCGCGCACGAGTCCGTCCGCCGCGAAGTCGAGCGACTCCTGCAGGTCGCGCCGCGTGCCGACGATCGAGCCGCGCACCGTGATGCCGTTCAGCACGGTCGAGAAGATCGGCAGCGGGAAATCGCCCGGCGGCAGCCCGTTCAACGCGACCGTGCCGCCACGCCGCACCATCCCGAGCGCCTGCGCGAACGCGCTTCTCGACACCGCCGTGACGAGCACGCCGTGCGCGCCGCCGATTTCCTTCTGGAGAACCGCGGCCGGATCGGCGCTCGACGCGTCGACGGCCAGCTCCGCGCCGAGCTGCTTCGCGAGCGCGAGCTTGTCCGGCGCGATGTCGATCGCCGCGACGTGCAGCCCCATCGCGCGCGCATACTGCACGGCGACGTGCCCGAGGCCGCCGATTCCGGAGATCGCGATCCATTGGCCGGGGCGCGTATCGGTGACGCGAATCCCCTTGTAGACCGTCACGCCCGCGCACAGGATCGGCGCGATTTCGTCGAACGCGACCTGCGCCGGCAGGTGGCCGACGTAGTCCGGATCGGCGAGCACGTATTCCGCATAGCTGCCGTTCACCGAATAGCCGGTGTTCTGCTGCCCGTGGCACAGCGTCTCCCAGCCCGAGTAGCAGTGCTCGCAATGCCCGCAGGCCGTATACAGCCACGGCACGCCGACCCGGTCGCCCTCGCGCACGTGCGTGACGCCCGCGCCGACCGCCGCGACCACGCCCACCCCTTCGTGGCCCGGAATGAACGGCAGCGACGGCTTGACGGGCCAGTCGCCGTCGGCCGCATGCAGGTCGGTATGGCAGACGCCGGACGCCTTGATGTTGACGAGGATCTGGCCCGGGCCCGGCGTCGGCACCGGCACTTCCTCGATGCGCAACGGTTCGCCGAAGGCATGCACTACGGCGGCTTTCATGGTCTGCGTCATGCCCTGCTCCTGTCTGGTCGATGACCGGGCCAGTATCCGGGCTCGAGACCGCAACGACTTGATACGTATCAACGCTACGGGAAACGCACGCGATTGCGGCCGGTTCGCAGCGCGCCGTCGTGTGCAGCGCGGCCGTGCGCACGCTCGCAGCACCGCCTCGGGCCGTTGGCCGGCGTCGCCGATGAAGCGGTACGTCGGCGCATGGGCGGCATCGTCCCGGTTTTAATCAGAAATGATATAACGTATCATCTTCGATGCTTGTCCGTCGTCATGGTGCGTTATCGACACGGCCGGGCGCCGCCGGATCGGATCCGCAGCGGGTCGGTGCGCGTGCACGATGCAACAATATATCGTTTCGATGTGTGCTCGCCGGGCTGACATTCCGATCCGATTTCTACACAACTTCCAATGTCTTCACCGATCATGCGCGACCTTCGCCGTCTACCGCTTCGCCGGCTTCAGCCCGTCTCTCTGATGCTGTTCGCCGCCGTCACGCCCGCCCATGCGGCCGACCCGCCTGCCACGTCGCCGCCCGCGCCGCTCGCGCCGATCTTCGTGACCGCGAACCCGCTCGGCGACACCGACCCGATCGCCGCCACCACGCAGTTGAGCGGCGACGCGCTGACGCGCCGTCAGGCCGATTCGCTCGGCGAGACGCTGAACGGCCTGCCCGGCGTATCGACGACGACCTACGGCCCGATGGTCGGCCGCCCGATCATCCGCGGCATGGACGGCGACCGGATCCGTCTGCTGCAGAACGGCGTCGCCGCCTACGACGCGTCGTCGCTGTCGTTCGACCACGCGGTGCCGCAGGACCCGCTGACGATCGAGCGCGTCGAGATCGTGCGCGGCCCGGCCGCGCTGCTGTACGGCGGCAACGCGGTCGGCGGCGTCGTCAACACGATCGACAACCGCATCCCGCGCGACGCGATCGAAGGCGTGACGGGCGCAGTCGATGCGCGCTACGGCGGCGCGAACGCGGTGCGCGCGGGCGCCGCGCAGGTCGAGGGCGGCAATGGCCGCTTCGCGTTCCACGTCGATGCGTTCGATCGCGAGACGAGCAAGCTGCGAATTCCCGGCTACGCGCGCAGCGACGCACAGCGCGCGCTCGACGGCCCGGACCGGCCGCAGCCGTACGGCAGCGTGCCGAACAGCGACGGACGCGCGCACGGCGGCTCGGTCGGCGCGTCGTACACGTGGGCGGACGGCTTCACCGGGCTGTCGTACAGCGGCTACGAATCGAACTACGGCTCGGTCGCCGCAGACGACGTGCGCCTGAAGATGCGCCAGGAGCGCCTCGCGCTCGCGTCCGAAGTGCGCAACCTGAGCGGGCCGTTCTCGCAGTTGAAGTTCGATTTCGCATACACCGACTACCGGCACAAGGAGGTCGACCATGGCGAAACCGCGACGATGTTCCGCAATCGCGGCTACGAGGCGCGCATCGAGGCCCGCCACCGCAAGATCGGCCCATTCGAGGGGGCGCTCGGCGTGCAGTTCGGCCAGAACCGCTTCTCGGCACTCGGCGACGAAACGCTCGTGCCGAGCACGCGCACGACGAGCGTCGCGCTGTTCGGGCTCGAGGAGTGGAAGGTGTCGGACGCGCTGAAGCTGAGCGTCGGCGGCCGCTACGAGCACGTCAAGCTGCAGCCCGACCCGGCCGGCGCCGAGAAATTCGCCGGCGCGCAGCCGCGCGACGTCAACGCGGGCAGCGTGTCCGCCGGCGCGCTGTTCTCGCTGACGCCGGTGTGGTCGGTCGCGGCGAACGTCGCGTACACCGAGCGCGCACCGACGTTCTACGAGCTGTATTCGAACGGTCCGCACGACGCGACCGGCCAGTTCCTGATCGGCAACCCGAACGCGTCGAAGGAAAAGGCGGTGTCGACCGACCTGTCGCTGCGCTACGCGAGCGGACCGAACCGCGGCAGCGTCGGCGTGTTCTACAACCGCTTCTCGAACTACCTGACCGAGTTCAATACGGGCCGCATCGTCGACAGCGACGGCGACCCGATCGCGCCGGGCACGGACGGCGCACTGTCCGAGGCAGTCTATCGCGGCGTGCGCGCGGAGTTCTACGGCGTCGAGCTCGACGGCAAGTGGCGTGCGTTCGCGCGGCGCGGCCACACGGTCGACCTCGAGCTGACCGCCGACTATACGCATGCGCGCAACGTCGACACCGGCCAGCCGCTGCCGCGCATCGCGCCGCTGCGCACGACGCTCGCGGCCGACTACGGCTACG
The sequence above is drawn from the Burkholderia ubonensis genome and encodes:
- a CDS encoding sialidase family protein; its protein translation is MRRITLPHPLVTRLTIAAALAFTAAAHAEPVRVSGPSPFAACTAGGPGTVYVNAEVEPWLAVNPARPTNMIGVWQQDRWSNGGAHGLVAGYTFDGGATWARTPQPFSACAPGGLPYERASDPWVSFGPDGTAYSVSISFNQSNNSNAVGASVSTDGGQTWSSPALLIADNEPTTQFFNDKESVTANPVKAGTAYAVWDRLELPNGNPYANLHTQAFRGPTLFSKTVDGGKTWSKARVIVHVPSRQQTIGNQIVVDPKSGTLYNFFNLIQPPFSKAAGKVAFIKSTDDGATWTQPQVIAGLQTVGVTDPNTGEPVRTGDIIPEPAIDPASGQLYVVWQDSRFNGGHYDEIALSTSTDGGATWSAPLQVNTPTGRAAFNPSVRVNETGAVMVTHYDFRDLPAGDTTTLPTGFWRKISLDGGRTFVAERRVGGPFDLKVAPNAEGFFIGDYQGLDVGPSSSFHPFFVQTNSGNLANRTDVFFAP
- a CDS encoding TonB-dependent receptor; amino-acid sequence: MLFAAVTPAHAADPPATSPPAPLAPIFVTANPLGDTDPIAATTQLSGDALTRRQADSLGETLNGLPGVSTTTYGPMVGRPIIRGMDGDRIRLLQNGVAAYDASSLSFDHAVPQDPLTIERVEIVRGPAALLYGGNAVGGVVNTIDNRIPRDAIEGVTGAVDARYGGANAVRAGAAQVEGGNGRFAFHVDAFDRETSKLRIPGYARSDAQRALDGPDRPQPYGSVPNSDGRAHGGSVGASYTWADGFTGLSYSGYESNYGSVAADDVRLKMRQERLALASEVRNLSGPFSQLKFDFAYTDYRHKEVDHGETATMFRNRGYEARIEARHRKIGPFEGALGVQFGQNRFSALGDETLVPSTRTTSVALFGLEEWKVSDALKLSVGGRYEHVKLQPDPAGAEKFAGAQPRDVNAGSVSAGALFSLTPVWSVAANVAYTERAPTFYELYSNGPHDATGQFLIGNPNASKEKAVSTDLSLRYASGPNRGSVGVFYNRFSNYLTEFNTGRIVDSDGDPIAPGTDGALSEAVYRGVRAEFYGVELDGKWRAFARRGHTVDLELTADYTHARNVDTGQPLPRIAPLRTTLAADYGYGPFGARAQVTHAWAQHRVPDNDLPTAGYTSLGVMLTYKFRVGATRWLAYLRGDNLTNQDIRYASSVVRDFAPEGGRSVMAGLRTTF
- the adhP gene encoding alcohol dehydrogenase AdhP, which translates into the protein MTQTMKAAVVHAFGEPLRIEEVPVPTPGPGQILVNIKASGVCHTDLHAADGDWPVKPSLPFIPGHEGVGVVAAVGAGVTHVREGDRVGVPWLYTACGHCEHCYSGWETLCHGQQNTGYSVNGSYAEYVLADPDYVGHLPAQVAFDEIAPILCAGVTVYKGIRVTDTRPGQWIAISGIGGLGHVAVQYARAMGLHVAAIDIAPDKLALAKQLGAELAVDASSADPAAVLQKEIGGAHGVLVTAVSRSAFAQALGMVRRGGTVALNGLPPGDFPLPIFSTVLNGITVRGSIVGTRRDLQESLDFAADGLVRAHIHRERLGNINDIFTRLREGKIDGRVVLTDMH